The genomic stretch tataaactgttttattttttttttttttactggatttGATTTTTAGGTCAGGAAGTCTTCTGGATTGTGATGCTTTTGCTCACATCTTGATCCTTTTTCCATCAGGTCGTCTCCCTCTATggacaagaaaatgaagatcagattaaagacaaactgaagaaaattgtTGATGAAATGAAAGAAGATTCCAGAAGTAAAATACTGGAGTCCTCAGGATACATCTGCATCTCTCGGATCAACTCTAGTTCCCGTAGATATTATGGGGTGTCTATGTCCACTAAAGGTCGCCCTGCAGGAGAAATCCTGGTTGCTTCGTCCTGCTTTAGTTTTTGGCATAGACTTGTATCTGATGCTGTAATGACATATTATCcagataaacagaaaaagtcaTACTTTAGCAGAAACATCAAGATACCCACTGACATCAAATGTGAGGCTTTCAATATCAGTGAGGGAAGACCAATGGATCCTTGCACATCTTGCAGTGATTTGTTTGGTTTGGACACAAATGAATGCCGGCGTTGGGCACATGGCAGCTGTGCTGAGGTTGAGAGTCTGAGCAATTTATTTAAGGGGGAACAACTTGTTATGGAGGGACTAGGACCAGATGAAAATGAACAAGAAGACAGGCTGAGAGCTGAAAGGAGGGttataaatcatcttaaaaaccaactgaagatttttaaagattttaattggGATGGTAAATTCTACTCTAACCTGAACCCAAACACAAACTAATTCTAGTAAAACTCAATTGAATTACTTTACATTGTATAGAAATTCATGTTAATAACTTTTATGATCAGTGGATCTCAGTTGTTGGGTTAATGTTGGTGCCTGATAATATTTGGGCCTTCCAGAAGGTTTAGGGTTAAAGTCTCATTCAGAGAGACTCGGAGGTCTCACGTTCAGATTTAGAGAAGGTGCGCCGTGTCTTCATCTGGAACAGTTTTCTGTCTTATTCAAAAGGCTGCTGCCAGAGTttagaccagaaccagaactggtgACCATATAATTCCTGCTCTCGGGTTCATGTGGTGACAAACAGTTGGGTTTAGAATTGACTTTAAAGCACTGCTGATGGTTTTATATGACCTAAAGAACTGTTTTGGTGGTTTACAAACAGTctagaaaacataaaatgttgtttaccatgtattctttattatttactttaaattagtttaatggtttacttgttttatagtttttcacTCATGTGTCTGTTAAGTGCTTAGTCTTTTCTACACATTTTCTTGCTGtagttgtttctttaaaatcatCAAATCAATCTGTTTTGATAGTTTTATATGACCCAAAGAGCTGTTTTGGTGGTTTACAAACAATCTAGAAAagttctttaaacaaaaaacgttGTTTAccatttattctttattatttactttaaatgaattcaatggtttacttgttttatagtttttcacTCATGTATCAGTTAAGTGCCAAATCATTTTCTTGCTGTAGTTGATTCAGTAAAATCATCAAATCAATTTGTTTTGATCCATTTATAGTTTTTCAAATGATCtgtaaaatgtgtgaaataaaTGATTGATTGAACTAGttgtgtttccagttttttatttgatcaaaagacagtttttccagatctgCTTTTGCTTCAGACTCCACAAGTTTCTGTTgatgaaatgaaactttttggAAGCAGATCTGCGTTGATTCAGATTCAACTGTTTTCCAACAGCGTCGGAACGTCTTTGCTGGACGGTGAAACGTTTCATCATCACAACTTCCTCTGTTTGATAGACATGATTCTGCTGGGATTTCTAAAGTCTCTGTTAAAACAACGAAGGAAAAGAACATATTATTTCAGTcacaacatgttttttcttctctgtcaataaacattttgattatttatgacTCTTGTTGATCTCAAATAAGATGTCATGTCACAGAGAGAGGTGGGAGGGGTGTTCAAGCAACACcccctcagaaaaaaaaagatccaatcTGGATTGACAtctacattaaattaaatggcATTAAATAGTCCAGAAGATGTGATGACATTTCCACAGATGAAGATAAATTAAGAACCTggagtttgaaacttttttcttcaaagacaaaaatgaagagaCGTAAAGAAGAAACTTATTTCGTGTTACAAATAATTTTGATGGACAGGTGTCGTCCAGGAAAAAGAACTTGTCTTTGCCTTGCCCCTTTGTTAATGGTTGTTATTAAACCTTGGTTGCTTATGAATCCAAACTCCTCTGCCTCTTTGTCACAAAAGACTTCGTCAGACATGGATCCAGCAATGGGATTCCTACACCTTTGCCAACATGCTGCTAGATCATGGTTGTCAACTGCATCGTCTGTCTGCTACTGACGCCATCATGGAGCAGCAGCCACGCCAGCTATGACCCAGCCCCAACGTCCACTGCCACTGCCAATGCTCTCTGTTCTTTTCATGCTTCAACTTTCAGGTGACCTACNNNNNNNNNNNNNNNNNNNNNNNNNNNNNNNNNNNNNNNNNNNNNNNNNNNNNNNNNNNNNNNNNNNNNNNNNNNNNNNNNNNNNNNNNNNNNNNNNNNNNNNNNNNNNNNNNNNNNNNNNNNNNNNNNNNNNNNNNNNNNNNNNNNNNNNNNNNNNNNNNNNNNNNNNNNNNNNNNNNNNNNNNNNNNNNNNNNNNNNNNNNNNNNNNNNNNNNNNNNNNNNNNNNNNNNNNNNNNNNNNNNNNNNNNNNNNNNNNNNNNNNNNNNNNNNNNNNNNNNNNNNNNNNNNNNNNNNNNNNNNNNNNNNNNNNNNNNNNNNNNNNNNNNNNNNNNNNNNNNNNNNNNNNNNNNNNNNNNNNNNNNNNNNNNNNNNNNNNNNNNNNNNNNNNNNNNNNNNNNNNNNNNNNNNNNNNNNNNNNNNNNNNNNNNNNNNNNNNNNNNNNNNNNNNNNNNNNNNNNNNNNNNNNNNNNNNNNNNNNNNNNNNNNNNNNNNNNNNNNNNNNNNNNNNNNNNNNNNNNNNNNNNNNNNNNNNNNNNNNNNNNNNNNNNNNNNNNNNNNNNNNNNNNNNNNNNNNNNNNNNNaggatcaggtatgtttaggcaataaggagcttcaatgaaaggttggttggaaaacatgtaggacaccggccctcgaggcctggacttgaatacccctgctatAGAGTGTATGTGTAGAcaagccccgcccattctagtttatcact from Oryzias melastigma strain HK-1 linkage group LG9, ASM292280v2, whole genome shotgun sequence encodes the following:
- the LOC112137734 gene encoding uncharacterized protein LOC112137734 (The sequence of the model RefSeq protein was modified relative to this genomic sequence to represent the inferred CDS: added 425 bases not found in genome assembly); protein product: MADRQEEKLEYLPEEAVFRRNAFILITTMVDLSNQTPQDTSMLVEEVLHTLFFLGVINCPPFSPRSLLDDDDEILDYLKIEYPLPFQLYLTQLPRRSPFSCLLDMVVSLYGQENEDQIKDKLKIIVHQMKEGTNLQILFSSTICISRINSSSRRYYGVSMSTKGRPAGEILVASSCFSFWHRLVSDAVMTYYPDKQKKSYFSRNIKIPTDIKCEAFNISEGRPMDPCTSCSDLFGLDTNECRRWAHGSCAEVESLSNLFKGEQLVMEGLGPDENEQEDRLRAERRVINHLKNQLKIFKDFNWDGKFYSNLNPNTN